A region from the uncultured Stenotrophomonas sp. genome encodes:
- a CDS encoding putative glycosyl hydrolase protein (Evidence 3 : Function proposed based on presence of conserved amino acid motif, structural feature or limited homology), translating to MHQSNLDLGVIGNGSFGALIDKQARVVWSCLPAFDGDPAFCALLSPRAHEGGDFGIELEDFAGSDQHYLANTAVLRTVLHDAHGGQVEVIDFAPRWRHDGRFYRPPSIIRRIRPLAGSPRIRVRVRPLADWGARIPETTWGSNHLRWLLPGFTLRLTTDVPVRFVRDALPFVLAHPMELVLGVDETLHRSLADYAQEAQQRTEDYWREWVRYLSIPLEWQDAVIRSAITLKLCQYEDSGAIIAAMTTSIPEAPGSARNWDYRYCWLRDAAFVVRALNRLGATKSMEDFLRYIFNLASTDGSLQPLYGIGLEEKLDEHEVESLAGYRGMGPVRRGNLAWLQKQHDVYGSVVLASTQLFFDQRLKDPGDVHTFARLEPLGERAWALHDVPDAGLWEFRGRTAVHTYTAAMCWAACDRLAKIAVRLQLPERAALWRERADAIGQQVLARGWNAQLGHFTDTFDGSHLDASLLLLADIGLIDAADPRYIATVEAIGSGLRHGNALFRYIAPDDFGAPETSFTICTFWYIDALAAIGRLDEARALFESVLARRNHLGLLSEDLAFDDGEMWGNFPQTYSHVGLITAAMRLSRSWQEAS from the coding sequence ATGCATCAATCCAACCTCGACCTCGGCGTCATCGGCAACGGCAGCTTCGGCGCACTCATCGACAAGCAGGCACGCGTGGTGTGGAGTTGCCTGCCCGCCTTCGACGGCGACCCCGCCTTTTGCGCGCTGCTGTCGCCGCGCGCGCACGAAGGCGGCGATTTCGGCATCGAGCTGGAGGACTTCGCCGGCAGCGATCAACACTACCTTGCCAACACCGCGGTGCTGCGCACGGTGCTGCACGATGCGCATGGCGGGCAGGTGGAGGTGATCGACTTCGCTCCGCGCTGGCGCCACGACGGCCGCTTCTATCGCCCGCCCAGCATCATCCGCCGCATCCGCCCGCTGGCCGGCAGCCCGCGCATCCGCGTGCGGGTGCGGCCGCTGGCCGACTGGGGCGCGCGCATTCCCGAAACCACATGGGGCAGCAATCACCTGCGCTGGCTGCTGCCGGGTTTCACCCTGCGCCTGACCACCGACGTGCCGGTACGCTTCGTCCGCGATGCCCTGCCGTTCGTGCTGGCGCATCCGATGGAACTGGTGCTGGGGGTGGACGAAACGCTCCACCGGTCCCTTGCCGACTACGCGCAGGAAGCGCAGCAGCGCACCGAGGACTACTGGCGCGAGTGGGTGCGTTACCTGTCGATCCCGCTGGAATGGCAGGACGCGGTGATCCGCAGCGCCATCACCCTGAAGCTGTGCCAGTACGAGGACAGCGGCGCGATCATCGCGGCGATGACCACCTCCATCCCCGAGGCGCCGGGCAGTGCGCGCAACTGGGACTACCGCTACTGCTGGCTGCGCGACGCCGCCTTCGTGGTGCGCGCGCTGAACCGGCTGGGCGCGACGAAATCGATGGAAGACTTCCTGCGCTACATCTTCAACCTCGCCAGCACCGACGGCAGCCTGCAGCCGCTGTACGGCATCGGCCTGGAGGAAAAGCTGGATGAGCACGAGGTCGAATCGCTGGCCGGCTACCGCGGCATGGGCCCGGTACGGCGTGGCAACCTGGCCTGGCTGCAGAAGCAGCACGATGTCTATGGCTCGGTGGTGCTGGCCTCGACCCAACTGTTCTTCGACCAGCGCCTGAAGGACCCCGGCGACGTCCATACCTTCGCCCGGCTGGAACCGCTGGGCGAACGCGCCTGGGCGCTGCACGACGTGCCCGACGCCGGCCTGTGGGAATTCCGCGGCCGCACTGCGGTGCACACCTACACCGCGGCGATGTGCTGGGCCGCCTGCGACCGCCTGGCCAAGATCGCGGTCCGCCTGCAACTGCCCGAACGCGCCGCGCTATGGCGCGAGCGCGCCGACGCCATCGGCCAGCAGGTACTGGCACGCGGCTGGAACGCGCAGCTGGGCCACTTCACCGACACCTTCGACGGCAGTCATCTGGACGCGTCGCTGCTGCTGCTGGCCGACATCGGCCTGATCGATGCGGCCGACCCGCGCTACATCGCCACGGTCGAGGCCATCGGCAGCGGGCTGCGGCACGGCAACGCGCTGTTCCGCTACATCGCCCCGGACGACTTCGGTGCGCCGGAAACCAGCTTCACCATCTGCACCTTCTGGTACATCGACGCACTGGCCGCGATCGGCCGCCTCGACGAGGCACGCGCGCTGTTCGAGAGCGTGCTGGCGCGGCGCAACCACCTCGGCCTGCTGTCCGAGGACCTGGCCTTCGACGACGGCGAGATGTGGGGCAACTTCCCGCAGACCTATTCGCACGTGGGCCTGATCACCGCGGCGATGCGGCTGTCGCGCAGCTGGCAGGAGGCATCGTGA
- a CDS encoding conserved hypothetical protein (Evidence 4 : Homologs of previously reported genes of unknown function), translating into MIPAPADANGNSTLTPVLGPGFPPVIVFDGVCALCSRWVRFLLRFDRAGRYRFAAMQGMHGRQLLAAYGLDPDDPLSFLLVEAGGAFTDTDAIVRVLAGLGGPWKLALLARLLPRPLRDGAYRWLARNRYRWFGRHDACYLPTPAQAGRFLD; encoded by the coding sequence ATGATTCCAGCGCCCGCCGATGCAAACGGAAATTCGACTCTGACCCCGGTTTTGGGCCCCGGTTTTCCGCCGGTGATCGTGTTCGACGGCGTCTGCGCGCTGTGCAGCCGCTGGGTGCGCTTCCTGTTGCGCTTCGACCGCGCTGGCCGCTATCGCTTCGCGGCGATGCAGGGCATGCATGGGCGGCAACTGCTGGCCGCGTACGGACTGGACCCGGACGACCCGTTGTCGTTCCTGCTGGTCGAGGCGGGCGGGGCGTTCACCGATACCGACGCCATCGTGCGCGTGCTGGCCGGCCTTGGCGGCCCCTGGAAACTGGCACTGCTGGCGCGCCTGCTGCCGCGGCCGCTGCGCGATGGCGCCTACCGCTGGCTGGCGCGCAACCGCTACCGCTGGTTCGGCCGTCACGATGCCTGCTACCTGCCGACGCCGGCACAGGCGGGGCGGTTCCTGGATTGA
- the otsA gene encoding trehalose-6-phosphate synthase (Evidence 2a : Function of homologous gene experimentally demonstrated in an other organism; PubMedId : 8045430; Product type e : enzyme) yields the protein MNRLVVVSNRVALPGENRAGGLAVGLLAALQERGGLWFGWSGRSVAGDSGTLHEQTDGNIHYATLDLSKADLDGYYNGFSNRTLWPLLHFRLDLVDYDRRKRETYWKINTLFADKLAPLLREDDTLWIHDYHLIPLAALLRERGIGCRIGFFLHVPVPSADLMQALPEHHSLFSALYACDLLGFQTRRDVARFQSWVRLLGGGRVIDDDRIESPDGRRVRTSAFPIGIDTGHIARQARAAIGNSAVRALRQSLEHRKLTIGVDRLDYSKGLPERFHGFQRYLSRHPQEKGSMTFLQIAPVSRGSVAEYRALRHELEQLAGHINGSNAEANWTPLRYVNRNYAHSTLTGFYREAAVGLVTPLRDGMNLVAKEYVASQDPDDPGVLVLSLLAGAADEMKQALLVNPHDLDGVADAIATAANMPRGERIERWQAMMQHLREHDIHRWRSDYLQALEGG from the coding sequence GTGAACCGGCTGGTGGTGGTGTCCAACCGCGTGGCCCTGCCCGGCGAGAACCGCGCCGGCGGGCTGGCGGTGGGCCTGCTGGCGGCGCTGCAGGAGCGCGGTGGGCTGTGGTTCGGCTGGAGCGGGCGCAGCGTGGCCGGCGACAGCGGCACGCTGCACGAACAGACCGACGGCAACATCCACTACGCCACGCTGGACCTGTCCAAGGCCGATCTGGACGGCTACTACAACGGTTTCTCCAATCGCACGCTGTGGCCGCTGCTGCACTTCCGCCTCGACCTTGTCGATTACGACCGGCGCAAGCGCGAGACCTACTGGAAGATCAACACGCTGTTCGCCGACAAGCTCGCGCCGCTGCTGCGCGAGGACGACACGCTGTGGATCCACGACTACCACCTGATCCCGCTGGCGGCGCTGCTGCGCGAACGCGGCATCGGCTGCCGCATCGGCTTCTTCCTGCACGTGCCGGTGCCCTCGGCCGACCTTATGCAGGCATTGCCCGAGCACCATTCGCTGTTCTCCGCGCTGTACGCCTGCGACCTGCTCGGCTTCCAGACCCGGCGCGACGTGGCCCGCTTCCAGTCGTGGGTGCGCCTGCTCGGCGGCGGCCGGGTCATCGACGACGACCGGATCGAATCCCCCGATGGCCGGCGCGTGCGCACCTCGGCGTTCCCGATCGGCATCGACACCGGGCACATCGCCCGCCAGGCGCGCGCAGCCATCGGCAACAGCGCGGTGCGCGCACTGCGGCAGAGCCTGGAGCACCGCAAGCTGACCATCGGCGTGGACCGGCTGGACTACTCCAAGGGCCTGCCCGAGCGCTTCCACGGCTTCCAGCGCTACCTCAGCCGCCATCCCCAGGAAAAGGGCAGCATGACCTTCCTGCAGATCGCACCGGTGTCGCGCGGCAGCGTGGCCGAATACCGCGCCCTGCGCCACGAACTGGAGCAACTGGCCGGACACATCAACGGCAGCAATGCCGAGGCCAACTGGACGCCGCTGCGCTACGTCAACCGCAACTACGCGCACAGCACCCTCACCGGCTTCTACCGCGAGGCGGCAGTGGGGCTGGTCACGCCGTTGCGCGACGGCATGAACCTGGTCGCCAAGGAATACGTGGCCTCGCAGGACCCGGACGACCCCGGGGTATTGGTACTGTCGCTGCTGGCCGGCGCCGCCGACGAGATGAAGCAGGCGCTGCTGGTCAATCCACATGACCTGGACGGCGTCGCCGACGCCATCGCCACCGCGGCGAACATGCCGCGCGGCGAACGCATCGAACGCTGGCAGGCGATGATGCAGCACCTGCGCGAGCACGACATCCACCGCTGGCGCAGCGATTACCTGCAGGCACTGGAAGGCGGCTGA
- a CDS encoding conserved hypothetical protein (Evidence 4 : Homologs of previously reported genes of unknown function) produces the protein MSRPLFEHVLGAAFAGLQSRLQALHSIAERQHWCGRGEVLRGTHWLVVPCAWLARLPPGATDVPVSVEFVVDASGEHWNRHFGDVRMASRLWQRDGHLFERLGALRFRFALEVVDGEILWRAARAWAFGIVPLPARWFAGVQCREREREGRYEFLVDVSMPWLGRLIRYEGWLLPEENRGQSRISPRP, from the coding sequence GTGAGCAGGCCGCTGTTCGAGCACGTGCTCGGCGCCGCGTTCGCAGGGTTGCAGTCGCGCTTGCAGGCCTTGCATTCGATAGCGGAACGCCAGCACTGGTGCGGGCGTGGCGAGGTGCTGCGCGGCACCCACTGGCTGGTGGTGCCGTGCGCATGGCTGGCGCGACTGCCGCCCGGTGCCACGGACGTGCCGGTAAGCGTCGAATTCGTCGTGGACGCCAGCGGCGAGCACTGGAACCGCCATTTCGGCGACGTGCGCATGGCCTCGCGGCTGTGGCAGCGTGACGGCCACCTGTTCGAGCGCCTGGGTGCGTTGCGTTTCCGCTTCGCGCTGGAAGTCGTGGACGGCGAAATCCTGTGGCGGGCCGCGCGCGCGTGGGCGTTCGGCATCGTGCCGCTGCCGGCGCGCTGGTTCGCCGGCGTGCAGTGCCGCGAACGTGAGCGGGAAGGGCGCTACGAATTCCTCGTCGATGTGTCGATGCCGTGGCTGGGGCGCCTGATCCGCTACGAGGGCTGGCTGCTGCCGGAGGAAAACCGGGGTCAGAGTCGGATTTCCCCTCGTCCATGA
- a CDS encoding conserved exported hypothetical protein (Evidence 4 : Homologs of previously reported genes of unknown function), with translation MILRGRFTPRRRALLVLVLLALGWLSWAWYAGIAITRGVEKEQMDWNGDGQVSGDEFFQAFYAVKVVDTQEGNRHCRSFIWRGTGEEFRRDCRTVFDTDDNAR, from the coding sequence ATGATCCTGCGCGGCAGGTTCACCCCGCGCCGCCGCGCGCTGCTGGTGCTGGTCCTGCTGGCGCTGGGTTGGCTGAGCTGGGCGTGGTACGCCGGCATCGCCATCACCCGCGGCGTGGAGAAGGAGCAGATGGACTGGAACGGTGATGGCCAAGTCAGCGGCGACGAGTTCTTCCAGGCCTTCTACGCGGTGAAGGTGGTGGACACGCAGGAAGGCAACCGCCACTGCCGCAGCTTCATCTGGCGCGGCACCGGCGAGGAATTTCGCCGCGACTGCAGGACCGTGTTCGATACGGACGACAATGCCCGGTAG
- a CDS encoding UDP-N-acetylglucosamine 1-carboxyvinyltransferase (fragment): protein MLGPLLAKHGSAEVSLPGGCAIGSRPVDQHIKGLQALGAEISVENGFIKARAERLKGGRFTFDMVSVTGTENVLMAAVLAEGTTVLENAAMEPEVTDLAHCLIALGAKIEGLGTARLVIEGVERLDGGRHAVLPDRIETGTFLVAAAMTGGRVTLRNARPDTLDAVLAKLAEAGARIETTEDSITLDMQGRRPKAVNLTTAPYPAFPTDMQAQFMALNCMADGVGVVNETIFENRFMHVNELLRLGADIQVEGHTAICRGVERLSGAPVMATDLRASASLILAGLVADGDTSIDRIYHLDRGYENIEEKLGALGARIRRVP from the coding sequence GTGCTCGGCCCGCTGCTGGCCAAGCATGGTTCGGCGGAAGTGTCGCTGCCCGGCGGCTGCGCCATCGGCTCGCGGCCGGTGGACCAGCACATCAAGGGCCTGCAGGCGCTGGGTGCGGAAATCAGTGTCGAGAACGGCTTCATCAAGGCCCGCGCCGAGCGGCTGAAGGGCGGGCGCTTCACCTTCGACATGGTCAGCGTCACCGGCACCGAGAACGTGCTGATGGCCGCGGTGCTGGCCGAAGGCACCACCGTGCTGGAAAACGCGGCGATGGAGCCGGAGGTCACCGACCTGGCGCACTGCCTGATCGCGCTGGGCGCGAAGATCGAGGGGCTGGGCACCGCGAGGCTGGTGATCGAGGGCGTCGAGCGCCTGGACGGCGGCCGCCACGCGGTGCTGCCGGACCGCATCGAGACCGGCACCTTCCTCGTCGCCGCGGCGATGACCGGCGGCCGCGTGACCCTGCGCAACGCGCGCCCGGACACACTGGACGCGGTGCTGGCCAAGCTGGCCGAGGCCGGCGCGCGCATTGAAACCACCGAAGACAGCATCACCCTGGACATGCAGGGTCGGCGGCCGAAGGCGGTGAACCTGACCACCGCACCATACCCGGCGTTCCCGACCGACATGCAGGCGCAGTTCATGGCGCTGAACTGCATGGCCGACGGCGTGGGCGTGGTCAACGAGACGATCTTCGAGAACCGTTTCATGCACGTCAACGAGCTGCTGCGGCTGGGCGCGGACATCCAGGTCGAGGGCCATACCGCCATCTGCCGTGGCGTCGAGCGCCTGAGCGGGGCGCCGGTGATGGCCACCGACCTGCGCGCCTCGGCATCGCTGATCCTGGCCGGGTTGGTGGCCGATGGCGACACCAGCATCGACCGCATCTACCACCTCGACCGCGGCTACGAGAACATCGAGGAGAAGCTCGGTGCGCTCGGTGCGCGCATCCGGCGGGTGCCATGA
- the bamD gene encoding Outer membrane protein assembly factor BamD, whose protein sequence is MIRRSLPLSTPVRITALLLVLVFAATGCHRGSKKNVEEGMPAEKLFEKSHRLMERGNWSGAESSFRRLIAQYPYGPYTEQAMIESAYAQYKAGKNDDAVSSIDRFIRTYPTHRNIAYLYYLRGLANGNSDTVFLRRVWSLDSSRRDLSAPRQAYADFNIVTERYPNSRYAADARQRMIELRDVFAQYEMDNALYYMRRGAWISAAGRATYLLETYPQSAFQNDAVAALGESYTQLGNKTLADDARRVLELNQPDHPWLRGDWPKYPWMIRKLNPFAGEKSAATGQRNAQMTRK, encoded by the coding sequence ATGATCCGACGCTCCTTGCCGTTGTCCACACCCGTCCGTATCACCGCCCTGCTGCTGGTCCTGGTTTTCGCCGCCACCGGCTGCCACCGCGGCAGCAAGAAGAACGTGGAAGAAGGCATGCCGGCCGAAAAGCTCTTCGAAAAGAGCCACAGGCTGATGGAACGCGGCAACTGGTCCGGCGCCGAGAGCAGCTTCAGGCGCCTGATCGCGCAGTATCCCTACGGCCCGTATACCGAGCAGGCGATGATCGAAAGCGCCTACGCCCAGTACAAGGCCGGCAAGAACGACGACGCGGTGTCCAGCATCGACCGCTTCATCCGCACCTACCCGACCCACCGCAACATCGCCTATCTGTACTACCTGCGCGGGCTGGCCAACGGCAACAGCGACACCGTGTTCCTGCGCCGGGTGTGGTCGCTGGACTCCAGCCGCCGCGACCTGTCCGCCCCGCGCCAGGCCTATGCCGACTTCAACATCGTCACCGAGCGCTACCCGAACAGCCGCTACGCCGCCGACGCGCGCCAGCGCATGATCGAACTGCGCGACGTGTTCGCCCAGTACGAGATGGACAACGCCCTGTACTACATGCGCCGCGGCGCATGGATCTCGGCCGCCGGCCGCGCCACCTACCTGCTGGAAACCTACCCGCAGAGCGCGTTCCAGAACGACGCGGTGGCCGCGCTGGGCGAGTCCTACACCCAACTGGGCAACAAGACCCTGGCCGACGACGCCCGCCGCGTGCTGGAACTGAACCAGCCCGACCACCCGTGGCTGCGCGGCGACTGGCCGAAATACCCGTGGATGATCCGCAAGCTCAACCCGTTCGCCGGCGAGAAGTCGGCCGCCACCGGGCAGCGCAACGCGCAGATGACGCGCAAGTAA
- the rluD gene encoding 23S rRNA pseudouridine synthase (Evidence 2a : Function of homologous gene experimentally demonstrated in an other organism; PubMedId : 11087118, 11453071, 14501142, 14659742, 14730022, 1906060, 9814761; Product type e : enzyme): protein MSDNASPSSRQARVPDAAAGRRFDAVLAELFPEFSRSRLSDWIKSGAALLDGAPARPRDLLRGGELATLDAVLEVETDALPEDIPLSVLYEDEHVFVIDKPAGLVVHPGAGNPTGTLVNALLFRDPALAKVPRAGVVHRLDKDTSGVMVVARTVQAQTALVGQLSAREVHRQYLAVVCGALVAGGTVDAPIDRHPRDRLKMGVREDGKDAVTHYRLRERFRAHTALECRLETGRTHQIRVHMAHLKHAIVGDPLYGGALKLPKGASDELVAQLRGFKRQALHAETLEFMHPISGEPIRNSAPVPADLLALMQALREDTGAFNERERDRW, encoded by the coding sequence ATGTCCGACAACGCTTCCCCTTCTTCCCGCCAGGCGCGGGTGCCCGATGCCGCCGCCGGCCGCCGTTTCGACGCGGTGCTGGCCGAGCTGTTCCCCGAATTCTCCCGGTCCCGGCTGAGCGACTGGATCAAGTCCGGCGCCGCCCTGCTCGACGGCGCCCCGGCGCGCCCGCGCGACCTGCTGCGCGGCGGCGAGCTGGCCACGCTGGACGCGGTGCTGGAGGTCGAAACCGATGCCCTGCCCGAGGATATCCCGCTGTCGGTGCTGTACGAGGACGAGCACGTCTTCGTGATCGACAAGCCGGCCGGGCTGGTGGTCCACCCCGGTGCCGGCAACCCGACCGGCACCTTGGTCAACGCCCTGCTGTTCCGCGACCCGGCATTGGCCAAGGTGCCGCGCGCCGGCGTGGTGCACCGGCTGGACAAGGACACCAGCGGCGTGATGGTGGTGGCCCGCACCGTGCAGGCGCAGACCGCGCTGGTCGGGCAGCTGTCCGCGCGCGAAGTGCACCGCCAGTATCTGGCGGTGGTCTGTGGCGCGCTGGTGGCCGGCGGCACCGTCGATGCGCCGATCGACCGCCATCCGCGCGACCGCCTGAAGATGGGGGTGCGCGAAGACGGCAAGGATGCGGTGACCCACTACCGCCTGCGCGAGCGATTCCGTGCGCACACCGCGCTGGAGTGCCGGCTGGAAACCGGCCGCACCCACCAGATCCGCGTGCACATGGCGCACCTGAAGCACGCGATCGTCGGCGACCCGCTGTACGGCGGCGCGCTGAAGCTGCCCAAGGGTGCCAGCGATGAACTGGTCGCGCAGCTGCGTGGCTTCAAACGGCAGGCGCTGCACGCCGAGACGCTGGAATTCATGCACCCGATCAGTGGCGAACCGATTCGCAACAGCGCGCCGGTGCCGGCCGACCTGCTGGCGCTGATGCAGGCGCTGCGCGAGGACACCGGGGCCTTCAACGAGCGCGAGCGGGACCGCTGGTGA
- the yfiH gene encoding conserved hypothetical protein (Evidence 4 : Homologs of previously reported genes of unknown function; PubMedId : 1906060, 2066329), whose protein sequence is MNTAMPWLVADWPAPPGVRAFTTVRQGAGGSQPPFDRFNMGNRTSPEGDDPQQVQRNRDELQQLAVLPSAPHWLRQVHGTGVLRFDSPPSAQGIEAEPEADAAVTSIPGAVLAILTADCLPVVFAARDGGEVAAAHAGWRGLADGMLEATLAAMRTPAADVVAWLGPAAGPAHYEIGSDVHDAFLAHSAQAKAAFAATRPGHWRVDLYALARQRLQAAGMDAATIHGGNHCTIADPSRWFSHRRDRRSGRMATLVWMQP, encoded by the coding sequence GTGAATACCGCCATGCCGTGGCTGGTGGCCGATTGGCCGGCGCCGCCGGGTGTACGTGCCTTCACCACGGTGAGGCAGGGCGCGGGCGGCTCGCAGCCGCCGTTCGACCGCTTCAACATGGGCAACCGCACCTCGCCCGAGGGTGACGACCCGCAGCAGGTGCAGCGCAACCGCGACGAACTGCAACAACTGGCCGTGCTGCCCTCGGCGCCGCACTGGCTGCGGCAGGTGCACGGCACCGGCGTGCTGCGCTTCGATAGCCCGCCCTCCGCGCAGGGCATTGAAGCCGAACCGGAGGCCGATGCCGCCGTGACTTCCATTCCCGGCGCGGTGCTGGCCATTCTCACCGCCGACTGCCTGCCGGTGGTGTTCGCCGCCCGCGATGGCGGCGAGGTGGCCGCCGCCCATGCCGGCTGGCGCGGGCTGGCCGACGGCATGCTGGAGGCGACGCTGGCGGCGATGCGCACACCGGCAGCCGACGTTGTCGCCTGGCTGGGTCCGGCAGCCGGGCCGGCGCATTACGAAATCGGCAGCGACGTGCATGACGCCTTCCTTGCCCATTCGGCGCAGGCCAAGGCCGCGTTTGCCGCCACCCGGCCGGGACACTGGCGTGTGGACCTGTATGCATTGGCGCGGCAGCGTTTGCAGGCCGCCGGCATGGACGCGGCCACCATCCACGGTGGCAACCACTGCACCATCGCCGATCCGTCACGCTGGTTTTCGCACCGCCGCGACCGCCGCAGCGGGCGCATGGCCACGCTGGTGTGGATGCAGCCGTGA
- the otsB gene encoding Trehalose-phosphatase: MLEEQRLQLPPALKDDAALFLDVDGTLLEFANRPDAVHLPPQLRDWLARIGERLHGALALVSGRPLAQLDQLFAPLRLPAAGLHGTQLRHDGSDTAAPTETAPWLHALHQRAMQFAHAHPGVLVETKGQALALHWRNAPAAAQVVEAFARAQLPLLEGVRLQPGNHVIELVSAGHDKGSAVTALMGALPFTGRRPVFVGDDLTDEYGFAAAARLGGYGILVGMRSGSNARYALSDVTAVHDWLRAAAR, translated from the coding sequence ATGCTCGAAGAACAACGGTTGCAGCTGCCTCCGGCGTTGAAGGACGACGCGGCGCTTTTCCTCGATGTCGATGGCACGCTGCTCGAATTCGCCAACCGCCCTGATGCGGTGCACCTGCCGCCACAACTGCGCGACTGGCTAGCCCGTATCGGCGAACGCCTGCACGGCGCGCTGGCGCTGGTCAGTGGCCGCCCGCTGGCGCAACTCGACCAACTGTTCGCGCCGCTGCGCCTGCCTGCTGCCGGCCTGCACGGCACGCAGTTGCGCCATGACGGCAGTGACACAGCAGCGCCGACCGAAACCGCGCCCTGGCTACATGCGTTGCACCAACGCGCCATGCAGTTCGCCCATGCGCACCCGGGCGTGCTGGTCGAAACCAAGGGGCAGGCACTGGCCCTGCACTGGCGCAACGCGCCGGCGGCGGCGCAGGTGGTGGAAGCCTTCGCACGCGCGCAGTTGCCACTGCTGGAGGGCGTGCGCCTGCAACCGGGCAACCACGTGATCGAACTGGTGTCGGCCGGCCACGACAAGGGCAGTGCGGTAACCGCATTGATGGGCGCCCTGCCCTTTACCGGCCGCCGTCCGGTATTCGTCGGCGACGACCTCACCGACGAATACGGCTTCGCCGCGGCGGCACGATTGGGCGGCTACGGAATCCTGGTCGGCATGCGTAGCGGCAGCAATGCTCGCTACGCCCTGTCAGACGTGACGGCGGTGCATGACTGGCTGCGTGCCGCCGCCAGATAA